One genomic segment of Amycolatopsis sp. Hca4 includes these proteins:
- a CDS encoding Lrp/AsnC family transcriptional regulator gives MPDTIDEIDARLLEALGEDPRATAVALAERLGLSRNTVQARLVRLEQRGVLRSFERRIDPARLGYPLRAFVNAQVDQRRLAEIGESLSAIPEVTEVCGLTGASDLMVQVVAVDADDLYRIAGHILASPGVERTNISLVMRELVPYRLAPLLERVHSAQPEA, from the coding sequence GTGCCCGACACCATCGACGAGATCGACGCGCGCCTGCTGGAAGCGCTGGGGGAGGACCCCAGGGCCACCGCGGTTGCGCTGGCCGAGCGGCTGGGCCTGTCCCGCAACACGGTGCAGGCCCGGCTCGTGCGGCTGGAGCAGCGCGGCGTCCTGAGGTCGTTCGAGCGCCGCATCGACCCGGCCCGGCTGGGCTATCCGCTGCGGGCGTTCGTCAACGCGCAGGTCGACCAGCGGCGCCTCGCCGAGATCGGCGAGTCCCTGTCGGCGATCCCCGAGGTCACGGAGGTGTGCGGGCTGACGGGGGCGAGCGACCTGATGGTGCAGGTGGTCGCCGTCGACGCCGACGACCTGTACCGGATCGCCGGGCACATCCTGGCCTCGCCCGGCGTCGAGCGGACGAACATCTCGCTCGTCATGCGCGAGCTCGTCCCGTACCGGCTGGCGCCCCTGCTGGAGCGCGTGCATTCTGCGCAGCCGGAGGCCTGA
- a CDS encoding PadR family transcriptional regulator encodes MRRQRHPFAHERGRAPFGPFGGFGEFPPGFGPGGRGRGGHGPHRRGHGGRRSRRGDVRAAILALLAEQPRHGYEIIREIGERSGGFWRPSPGSVYPTLQLLADEGLVISKDEHGKKLFELTDAGRAAAEEQDSTPPWEQIAQDVDPVEVGLAKAGKNLAAAVVQIMRAGTESQQARAAEVLNDARRSLYGILGEDEDESSAGSTETAE; translated from the coding sequence ATGCGTAGGCAACGACACCCCTTCGCCCACGAACGTGGGCGCGCACCTTTCGGGCCCTTCGGTGGTTTCGGCGAGTTCCCCCCGGGCTTCGGCCCCGGTGGACGCGGCCGCGGCGGCCACGGCCCGCACCGGCGGGGTCACGGCGGACGGCGCAGCCGCCGCGGTGACGTCCGCGCCGCGATCCTGGCGCTGCTCGCCGAGCAGCCCCGGCACGGCTACGAGATCATCCGCGAGATCGGCGAGCGCTCCGGCGGCTTCTGGCGGCCCAGCCCCGGCTCGGTCTACCCGACGCTGCAGCTGCTGGCCGACGAAGGCCTGGTGATCAGCAAGGACGAGCACGGCAAGAAGCTGTTCGAGCTGACCGACGCCGGCCGCGCCGCCGCGGAAGAGCAGGACAGCACCCCGCCGTGGGAGCAGATCGCGCAGGACGTCGACCCGGTCGAGGTCGGGCTCGCGAAGGCGGGCAAGAACCTGGCCGCCGCCGTCGTGCAGATCATGCGCGCGGGCACCGAGAGCCAGCAGGCCCGCGCGGCCGAGGTGCTCAACGACGCCCGGCGCTCGCTCTACGGCATCCTCGGCGAAGACGAGGACGAGTCCTCGGCGGGTTCGACGGAGACGGCCGAGTGA
- a CDS encoding FAD-binding oxidoreductase: MTSTETIEALRAELAALLGERGVSTDPKTRERASVDEATMSPILSEQLPLGLADLVAHPANAEEIAAVVAAATRHRVPVTARGKGTGNYGQGIPLRGGLVLDTTRARAVVEVGDGVITAEAGASMALLERTAAASGQQLWMYPSTAQSTVGGFLSGGSSGTGTIAHGSNWEGFVVALDVALPGPEPVLAHVEGEDARTFVHTYGTAGVIARATVRLEPAQDWRAVYASFPTFEEALGAVRTLRALDPLPRLVSADRAAVAERLPADPAIPAGRASLRAIIDAVALEEASSLISAAGGVVEDVREGTQQTIKVSTLSYNHPIWWLKKNSPGREYFHVEVGGEALIDRIHEVEAVYPGGMLHIEAGHRFPIGMLTAEYTGAADVYAGYAKLVELGVRVHSPHQFYVDHGVEELLALKQRTDPDGLLNPGHLGVPELAVTLPAQAKI; encoded by the coding sequence ATGACCAGCACTGAGACCATCGAGGCGCTGCGGGCCGAACTCGCCGCCCTGCTCGGCGAGCGCGGCGTGAGCACCGACCCCAAGACCCGCGAGCGCGCCTCGGTCGACGAGGCCACGATGAGCCCCATCCTCTCCGAGCAGCTCCCGCTCGGCCTCGCGGACCTCGTGGCCCACCCGGCGAACGCGGAGGAGATCGCAGCGGTCGTGGCCGCCGCGACCCGCCACCGCGTCCCGGTCACCGCGCGCGGCAAGGGCACCGGCAACTACGGGCAGGGCATCCCGCTGCGGGGCGGCCTGGTCCTTGACACGACGAGGGCCCGCGCTGTCGTCGAAGTGGGCGACGGCGTCATCACGGCCGAAGCCGGCGCGTCCATGGCACTCCTGGAACGGACGGCCGCCGCGAGCGGCCAGCAGCTCTGGATGTACCCGTCGACCGCACAGTCCACTGTGGGCGGTTTCCTGTCCGGGGGTTCGAGCGGCACGGGGACGATCGCCCACGGCTCGAACTGGGAAGGCTTCGTCGTCGCGCTCGACGTCGCCCTCCCCGGTCCGGAGCCGGTCCTCGCGCACGTCGAGGGCGAAGACGCGCGGACCTTCGTGCACACCTACGGCACCGCGGGGGTCATCGCCCGTGCAACGGTCCGGCTCGAACCGGCCCAGGACTGGCGGGCCGTCTACGCGAGCTTCCCCACCTTCGAGGAGGCGCTCGGCGCGGTGCGGACGCTCCGCGCGCTCGACCCGCTGCCCCGGCTCGTGAGCGCGGACCGGGCCGCGGTGGCGGAACGGCTCCCCGCGGACCCCGCGATCCCCGCCGGGCGCGCGAGCCTGCGCGCGATCATCGACGCGGTGGCACTGGAGGAGGCGTCTTCGCTCATCTCCGCTGCCGGCGGCGTGGTCGAAGACGTGCGCGAAGGGACCCAGCAGACGATCAAGGTGTCGACGCTCTCCTACAACCACCCCATCTGGTGGCTCAAGAAGAACAGCCCCGGCCGGGAGTACTTCCACGTCGAAGTCGGCGGCGAGGCCCTGATCGACCGCATCCACGAGGTCGAGGCCGTGTACCCGGGCGGCATGCTGCACATCGAGGCCGGGCACCGCTTCCCCATCGGGATGCTCACCGCGGAGTACACGGGCGCGGCCGACGTCTACGCGGGGTACGCGAAGCTCGTCGAACTCGGCGTGCGGGTCCACAGCCCGCACCAGTTCTACGTCGACCACGGGGTCGAAGAGCTCCTCGCGCTCAAGCAGCGCACCGACCCGGACGGGCTGCTCAACCCCGGCCACCTCGGCGTGCCCGAGCTCGCCGTCACGCTGCCGGCGCAGGCCAAGATATGA
- a CDS encoding class I SAM-dependent methyltransferase, whose protein sequence is MRWSSRRAEVVPSPNIWYYQADYELENRAQDSGGEIWRVLREEHDWTGRDVLDVGCGDGFHLPRFARDARSVLGVEPHEPLVRSALKRVAGLSNVDVRMGRAQRLPVRSASVDVVHARTAYFFGPGCEPGLAEAERVLRPGGAILIVDLDVTSEPYGRWMRADLPHYDPVAVERFFARARFGCRRVATEWRFATAADLAAVLKIEFSKPVAEQAIAESLQRNGNRAEDLTLPVGYRVHTRVKPTGLVLPGHSAVSVEPAEDSSSSSPRMP, encoded by the coding sequence GTGCGGTGGTCGTCGCGGCGCGCGGAGGTCGTGCCCAGCCCCAACATCTGGTACTACCAGGCCGATTACGAGCTGGAGAACCGTGCGCAGGACAGCGGCGGCGAAATCTGGCGGGTGCTCCGGGAGGAGCACGACTGGACCGGCCGGGACGTGCTGGACGTCGGCTGCGGTGACGGGTTTCACTTGCCCCGCTTCGCCCGTGACGCGCGATCGGTGCTCGGCGTGGAGCCGCACGAGCCGCTGGTGCGAAGCGCGCTGAAGCGCGTGGCGGGACTGTCGAACGTGGACGTCCGGATGGGCCGCGCGCAGCGGCTGCCGGTCCGCAGCGCGAGTGTGGACGTCGTCCACGCGCGCACGGCGTACTTCTTCGGGCCCGGGTGCGAGCCCGGGCTGGCGGAGGCGGAGCGGGTGCTGCGGCCGGGCGGCGCGATCCTGATCGTCGACCTCGACGTCACCAGCGAGCCCTACGGCCGCTGGATGCGCGCCGACCTACCGCACTACGACCCGGTCGCGGTGGAACGGTTCTTCGCCAGGGCCCGCTTCGGCTGCCGCCGGGTCGCGACCGAATGGCGTTTCGCGACCGCCGCGGACCTCGCGGCCGTGCTGAAGATCGAGTTCAGCAAGCCCGTCGCCGAACAGGCGATCGCGGAGTCCTTGCAGCGTAACGGGAATCGCGCCGAGGACCTGACGCTGCCGGTGGGTTACCGCGTCCACACGCGGGTGAAGCCCACCGGCCTCGTCCTGCCAGGTCACTCGGCCGTCTCCGTCGAACCCGCCGAGGACTCGTCCTCGTCTTCGCCGAGGATGCCGTAG
- a CDS encoding iron chelate uptake ABC transporter family permease subunit produces the protein MNAVEVVAAARRQGAFRSGAVTLVLLLAIVVVFAVSLAVGDFPVPLADLPGLLFGDGVGRAAYVVTELRLPRAVTGVLVGAAFGTSGALFQRLLRNPLASPDVIGVTQGASAAAVVAIVLFGAAGPVVSAAALAGALLTGATIYLLARRGGVHGYRLVLVGVGVGAVLTSVVSYLMTWADVTLAQQALVWLTGNLNGRGWDHVVPLAAALAVLLPAALLRSRALAGLQLGDDTAAGLGLRVERSRLVLLLIAVALAAFATAAAGPVAFVAFVANPIATRLVGGARAGLLPAALTGALVVLLGDFAAQHLLGEQLPVGVVTGAVGAPYLLWLLATANRAGRV, from the coding sequence GTGAACGCCGTCGAGGTGGTCGCCGCCGCACGGCGGCAGGGCGCGTTCCGGTCCGGCGCGGTGACGCTGGTGTTGCTGCTGGCGATCGTCGTCGTCTTCGCGGTCTCCCTGGCCGTGGGCGACTTCCCGGTGCCGCTCGCCGATCTCCCCGGCCTGCTCTTCGGCGACGGGGTGGGCCGCGCGGCCTACGTCGTCACGGAGCTGAGGTTGCCGCGTGCGGTCACCGGCGTCCTCGTCGGCGCCGCCTTCGGGACGTCCGGCGCGCTCTTCCAGCGGCTGCTGCGCAATCCGCTGGCCAGCCCGGACGTCATCGGCGTGACGCAGGGCGCGAGCGCGGCCGCGGTCGTGGCCATCGTGCTGTTCGGTGCGGCCGGGCCGGTGGTGTCGGCCGCGGCGCTGGCGGGTGCGCTGCTCACCGGCGCCACGATCTACCTCCTCGCGCGCCGCGGCGGCGTTCACGGCTACCGGCTGGTGCTGGTCGGCGTCGGGGTCGGCGCGGTGCTGACCAGCGTCGTCTCGTACCTGATGACCTGGGCCGACGTCACCCTCGCCCAGCAGGCCCTCGTCTGGCTCACCGGCAACCTCAACGGCCGCGGCTGGGACCACGTCGTCCCGCTGGCGGCGGCGCTCGCCGTCCTGCTGCCCGCGGCGCTGCTGCGGAGCCGCGCGCTCGCCGGGCTCCAGCTCGGCGACGACACCGCCGCCGGGCTCGGCTTGCGCGTCGAACGCAGCCGTCTCGTGTTGCTGCTGATCGCCGTCGCGCTCGCCGCCTTCGCGACGGCGGCCGCGGGACCGGTCGCGTTCGTCGCCTTCGTGGCCAACCCGATCGCGACCCGGCTCGTCGGCGGCGCCCGCGCGGGACTGCTGCCCGCGGCCCTGACCGGCGCGCTCGTCGTGCTGCTGGGCGACTTCGCGGCCCAGCACCTGCTCGGCGAACAGCTGCCGGTCGGGGTCGTCACCGGCGCCGTCGGCGCCCCGTACCTGCTGTGGCTGCTGGCCACGGCCAACCGCGCCGGGCGAGTGTGA
- a CDS encoding iron ABC transporter permease has product MRTRSLPLTAGLLVLTAAVAAAVLLSIGVGTRGLSPGTVLDALFHFDAGNPDHLVVRELRLPRTLAGVLAGVALGLSGAVIQGATRNPLADPGLLGVNAGAALFVVLGIGTFGITSVGGYVWFGFLGAAAAGGVVYGVSSLGRAGATPVKLALAGAAVTAALASVTSALLLTDQTTFDQYRFWQVGSLTGRDAATITQAVPFVVAGVLLALVAARQLNALALGEDVARSLGQNVAVARGVCALAVVVLCGSATAIAGPIAFVGLTVPHAARLVTGPDHRWLLPYSALLAPLLLLVSDVAGRVVARPAEVQVGIVTALVGAPVFVFLVRRRKVVAV; this is encoded by the coding sequence GTGCGGACCCGCTCGCTCCCGCTGACGGCCGGGTTGCTGGTCCTCACCGCGGCCGTGGCCGCCGCCGTGCTGCTCAGCATCGGTGTTGGCACCCGCGGCCTGAGCCCGGGCACCGTGCTCGACGCGCTCTTCCACTTCGACGCGGGCAACCCCGACCACCTCGTCGTCCGCGAGCTCCGCCTCCCGCGCACCCTCGCCGGAGTGCTCGCCGGGGTCGCGCTCGGCCTCTCCGGCGCCGTCATCCAGGGCGCGACCCGCAACCCGCTGGCCGATCCGGGGCTGCTCGGCGTCAACGCCGGTGCCGCGCTGTTCGTCGTCCTCGGCATCGGCACCTTCGGCATCACGAGTGTCGGCGGGTACGTCTGGTTCGGCTTCCTGGGCGCCGCGGCCGCCGGCGGCGTGGTCTACGGCGTCAGCTCCCTCGGCCGGGCCGGGGCCACGCCGGTGAAGCTCGCCCTCGCCGGTGCCGCGGTGACGGCGGCCCTGGCCTCGGTGACCAGCGCCTTGCTGCTCACCGACCAGACGACGTTCGACCAGTACCGGTTCTGGCAGGTCGGCTCGCTGACCGGCCGGGACGCCGCGACGATCACCCAGGCCGTGCCGTTCGTGGTGGCCGGTGTGCTGCTCGCGCTGGTCGCCGCGCGCCAGCTCAACGCGCTCGCGCTCGGCGAGGACGTCGCCCGCTCGCTCGGCCAGAACGTGGCCGTGGCGCGGGGAGTCTGCGCGCTCGCCGTCGTCGTCCTCTGCGGTTCGGCCACGGCGATCGCCGGGCCGATCGCGTTCGTCGGGCTGACCGTGCCGCACGCCGCGCGGCTCGTCACCGGGCCCGACCACCGCTGGCTGCTGCCGTACTCGGCGTTGCTCGCGCCGCTGCTCCTGCTGGTGTCCGACGTCGCCGGCCGGGTGGTCGCGCGCCCGGCCGAGGTCCAGGTCGGGATCGTCACCGCGCTCGTCGGCGCGCCCGTGTTCGTGTTCCTCGTGCGGCGCCGGAAGGTCGTGGCGGTGTGA
- a CDS encoding creatininase family protein, whose amino-acid sequence MNRALTELAGPSLADRIGRDSIVVLPTGAIEHHGPHLPLSTDALLASAVADAAVERAVAGGLDVWQLPTLTYTKSDEHSWAPGTVWLDAETLFRTVVEIGRAVQLMGAGTLVFVNGHGGNVALLQVALREIRKRFGLRTFLMPSLARTDPPEGEGLDEQDLGIHGGAAETSLVLHLRPDLVDLTRAERWVPEHLADFRHIGFNGRPVSFGWLSDDFGTPGVVGDPTQATPAYGKVLWEASVQQAVESLFEIARFEHNPHSSGT is encoded by the coding sequence ATGAACCGCGCCCTCACCGAACTCGCGGGCCCGTCACTGGCGGACCGGATCGGCCGGGACTCGATCGTCGTCCTCCCCACGGGCGCGATCGAGCACCACGGGCCGCACCTGCCGCTCAGCACCGACGCCCTGCTCGCATCGGCGGTCGCGGACGCGGCCGTCGAGCGCGCGGTCGCCGGAGGCCTCGACGTCTGGCAGCTCCCGACGCTCACGTACACGAAATCGGACGAGCACAGCTGGGCACCCGGAACGGTCTGGCTCGACGCCGAGACCCTGTTCCGCACGGTCGTCGAAATCGGGCGCGCGGTGCAGCTCATGGGAGCCGGGACACTCGTGTTCGTCAACGGGCACGGGGGCAACGTCGCGCTCCTGCAGGTGGCGTTGCGGGAAATCCGCAAGCGCTTCGGGCTCAGGACGTTCCTCATGCCTTCGCTCGCCCGCACGGACCCACCGGAGGGCGAAGGCCTCGACGAGCAAGACCTCGGCATCCACGGCGGCGCCGCGGAGACCTCGCTGGTCCTGCACCTGCGCCCCGACCTGGTGGACCTCACCCGGGCCGAGCGCTGGGTGCCGGAACACCTGGCGGACTTCCGCCACATCGGCTTCAACGGCCGGCCGGTGAGCTTCGGCTGGCTGTCGGACGACTTCGGCACCCCGGGGGTCGTCGGGGATCCCACGCAGGCGACCCCCGCTTACGGCAAGGTGCTGTGGGAAGCGTCGGTGCAGCAGGCGGTCGAGTCCCTGTTCGAGATCGCCCGCTTCGAGCACAACCCTCATTCCAGCGGGACGTAG
- a CDS encoding ABC transporter substrate-binding protein, with protein sequence MRPKWTSLAAVLASVTLLAACGQPSKPSSSGVGDQDVATGGRLFSTADSETAKLGADVGPGVFPRTVTHALGKTKLDKKPARVVVLDSGELDDVLALGVTPVGMATTAGQSGVPSYLADRVKGIPTVGDINNLNLEAIAALTPDLIVGSKLRAKDLYPQLSKIAPTVFSIRPGFPWKENLLLIGAALGDETQAVGLLNDYQKRANEVKASVKGAPKISLLRFLSGNIRLYGNLSFIGVILKDVGLARPANQNIDELAAQISKERIDEADADWIFYSSYGAGPSADEKAVTSSGLWAGLGAVKAQHAIPVADEVWFLGLGPIGAMKVLDDLKKYLG encoded by the coding sequence ATGCGTCCTAAGTGGACATCGCTGGCCGCCGTCCTGGCGTCGGTCACGCTCCTCGCCGCGTGCGGCCAGCCGTCGAAGCCCAGCAGCTCGGGCGTCGGCGACCAGGACGTCGCCACCGGCGGCCGGCTGTTCTCCACCGCGGACAGCGAGACGGCGAAGCTCGGTGCCGACGTCGGTCCCGGCGTCTTCCCGCGCACGGTGACCCACGCACTGGGCAAGACGAAGCTGGACAAGAAGCCCGCTCGCGTCGTCGTGCTCGACAGCGGCGAGCTGGACGACGTCCTCGCCCTCGGCGTCACCCCGGTCGGCATGGCGACGACGGCCGGGCAGAGCGGCGTGCCCTCCTACCTCGCCGACCGCGTCAAGGGCATCCCGACGGTCGGGGACATCAACAACCTCAACCTCGAAGCGATCGCCGCGCTGACGCCGGACCTGATCGTCGGCAGCAAGCTGCGGGCCAAGGACCTCTACCCGCAGCTGTCGAAGATCGCGCCGACGGTGTTCAGCATCCGGCCCGGGTTCCCGTGGAAGGAGAACCTGCTGCTGATCGGGGCCGCGCTCGGCGACGAGACGCAGGCCGTCGGGCTGCTGAACGACTACCAGAAGCGCGCGAACGAGGTGAAGGCGTCGGTCAAGGGCGCGCCGAAGATCTCGCTGCTGCGGTTCCTGTCCGGCAACATCCGGCTCTACGGCAACCTGTCCTTCATCGGCGTGATCCTCAAGGACGTCGGCCTCGCGCGGCCGGCCAACCAGAACATCGACGAGCTCGCCGCGCAGATCTCCAAGGAGCGCATCGACGAGGCCGACGCCGACTGGATCTTCTACTCCAGCTACGGCGCGGGGCCGAGCGCGGACGAAAAGGCCGTCACGAGCAGCGGGCTGTGGGCGGGCCTCGGCGCGGTCAAGGCGCAGCACGCGATCCCGGTGGCCGACGAGGTGTGGTTCCTCGGCCTCGGCCCGATCGGGGCGATGAAGGTCCTGGACGACCTGAAGAAGTATCTGGGCTGA
- a CDS encoding pyruvate dehydrogenase, translating to MTQAPVTAPALTAIEQRVLWLATAIVHQANRVRPNPSGLKVGGHQASCASLVSIMTSLWFRHLRPEDRVSVKPHASPVLHAINYLLGELDEAYLPTLREFGGLQSYPSRAKDPDPVDYSTGSVGIGATAPIWGALARRYLTTRGSDAGTGRQYSLVGDAELDEGAIWEAILDPAVAELGEIVWIVDLNRQSLDRVVPNIAAGRLQGMFDAAGWQVLTLKYGRLLEELFTRPGGAELRARIDGMPNPEYQRLLRCDAAQVRDRLPAGNAALASLVASLDDETLLAAIRNLGGHDLGSLDEVFASIADDRPTVIFCYTVKGRGLPTQGHPQNHSSLLTVAQMEELAASLGADLASPWEGFAPGTPEAALCAEVASRLRRPDVPSAPSLDLPVDIGRTPSGTATTQAALGRVLLDLTREAPEAAKRVVTVSPDVSSTTNLGGWVNKVGVWSATERRDWFEDDPETIMHWREKPTGQHVELGIAETNLVGLLGELGATWSRWGEPLLPIGVMYDPFVERALEPWSFGIYAGGQSILIGTPSGVTLAPEGGAHQSITTPSIGIEQPGCVSYEPAFAIDTEWTLLAALGRLGKPGGTSSYFRLSTRPVDQTLAAVPTDPAARERRRRQVVAGAYLLRRASSPSVTLAAMGALVPDTLAAAERLAQVGVEADVVCVTSPGLLFEAVQARSGRGDGSSWILDQVFPASRARPLVTVLDGHPHTLAFLAGINRVPSVALGVTGFGQSGSLEDVYRYHGIDTDAIIRAALDAVS from the coding sequence ATGACCCAGGCCCCCGTGACCGCCCCGGCGCTCACCGCGATCGAGCAGCGGGTGCTCTGGCTCGCCACCGCGATCGTGCACCAGGCCAACCGGGTCCGGCCCAACCCGTCCGGTCTGAAGGTCGGCGGCCACCAGGCGTCCTGCGCGTCGCTGGTGTCGATCATGACGTCGCTGTGGTTCCGGCACCTGCGCCCCGAGGACCGCGTCTCGGTGAAACCGCACGCGTCGCCGGTGCTCCACGCGATCAACTACCTGCTCGGCGAGCTCGACGAGGCCTACCTGCCGACGCTGCGCGAGTTCGGCGGCCTGCAGAGCTACCCGAGCCGCGCGAAGGACCCCGACCCAGTCGACTATTCGACCGGCTCGGTCGGCATCGGCGCGACCGCCCCGATCTGGGGCGCGCTGGCCCGCCGCTACCTGACCACCCGGGGCTCGGACGCCGGCACCGGCCGCCAGTACTCGCTGGTCGGGGACGCCGAGCTGGACGAGGGTGCGATCTGGGAGGCCATCCTCGACCCGGCCGTCGCCGAGCTGGGCGAGATCGTCTGGATCGTCGACCTCAACCGCCAGTCCCTCGACCGGGTGGTCCCGAACATCGCGGCCGGGCGGCTGCAGGGCATGTTCGACGCGGCCGGCTGGCAGGTCCTGACGCTGAAGTACGGACGGCTCCTGGAGGAGCTGTTCACCCGGCCCGGCGGCGCCGAGCTGCGCGCCCGCATCGACGGGATGCCGAACCCCGAGTACCAGCGGCTGCTGCGCTGCGACGCCGCCCAGGTGCGCGACCGGCTCCCCGCGGGCAACGCGGCCCTCGCTTCGCTGGTGGCCTCGCTGGACGACGAGACGCTGCTGGCCGCGATCCGGAACCTCGGCGGCCACGACCTCGGCTCGCTCGACGAGGTCTTCGCGTCCATCGCGGACGACCGGCCGACGGTCATCTTCTGCTACACCGTCAAGGGCCGGGGCCTGCCCACGCAGGGGCACCCGCAGAACCACTCTTCGCTGCTGACCGTGGCGCAGATGGAGGAGCTGGCTGCTTCTCTCGGCGCGGACCTCGCTTCGCCGTGGGAGGGCTTCGCCCCCGGGACGCCCGAAGCCGCGTTGTGCGCTGAAGTCGCTTCGCGCCTTCGCCGTCCGGACGTTCCTTCAGCGCCTTCGCTGGACCTGCCGGTCGACATCGGGCGTACCCCGTCCGGGACCGCCACGACGCAGGCGGCGCTGGGTCGCGTCCTGCTCGACCTGACGCGCGAAGCGCCCGAAGCGGCGAAGCGCGTGGTGACGGTCAGCCCGGACGTCAGCTCGACGACCAACCTCGGGGGCTGGGTCAACAAGGTCGGCGTCTGGTCGGCGACCGAGCGGCGTGACTGGTTCGAGGACGACCCAGAGACGATCATGCACTGGCGGGAGAAGCCGACGGGCCAGCACGTCGAGCTGGGCATCGCCGAGACGAACCTGGTCGGCCTGCTGGGCGAGCTCGGCGCGACCTGGAGCCGCTGGGGCGAGCCGCTGCTGCCCATCGGCGTCATGTACGACCCGTTCGTCGAGCGCGCGCTGGAGCCGTGGTCGTTCGGCATCTACGCGGGCGGGCAGTCGATCCTGATCGGCACGCCGTCCGGCGTCACGCTCGCCCCGGAAGGCGGCGCGCACCAGTCGATCACCACGCCGTCGATCGGCATCGAGCAGCCCGGCTGCGTCAGCTACGAACCGGCCTTCGCGATCGACACCGAGTGGACGCTGCTGGCCGCGCTCGGCCGGCTCGGGAAGCCGGGTGGGACGTCGTCGTACTTCCGGCTCTCGACGCGGCCGGTCGACCAGACGCTGGCCGCGGTGCCCACCGACCCGGCGGCACGCGAACGCCGTCGCCGCCAGGTGGTGGCCGGGGCGTACCTGCTGCGGCGCGCTTCCTCGCCTTCGGTCACGCTGGCGGCGATGGGTGCCCTGGTGCCGGACACCCTGGCGGCGGCCGAGCGGCTGGCCCAGGTCGGTGTCGAGGCCGACGTCGTGTGCGTGACCAGCCCGGGGCTGCTGTTCGAGGCCGTCCAGGCGCGGTCCGGCCGGGGCGACGGCTCGTCGTGGATCCTGGACCAGGTGTTCCCGGCCTCGCGGGCCCGCCCGCTGGTGACGGTCCTCGACGGCCACCCGCACACGCTGGCGTTCCTGGCCGGGATCAACCGGGTCCCGTCGGTCGCGCTCGGCGTCACCGGCTTCGGGCAGTCGGGGTCGTTGGAGGACGTCTACCGCTACCACGGCATCGACACGGACGCGATCATCCGGGCCGCGCTCGACGCCGTCAGCTGA
- the rlmN gene encoding 23S rRNA (adenine(2503)-C(2))-methyltransferase RlmN, with protein MTALPLVFDAPKRGLPPRHLADLSVSERAAAVAELGEKPFRAKQLSNHYFSRLTVDPEEMTDIPAASRQRLVSDLMPTLLTEVRALAADDGATRKTLWRAHDGTLLESVLMRYPDRATLCISSQAGCGMACPFCATGQGGLDRNLSTAEIVDQVRSAAAVMRDGTMPGGPGRLSNIVFMGMGEPLANYKRVVAAVRRITDPAPGGLGIGQRSVTVSTVGLAPAIRKLADEKMQVRLAVSLHTPDDELRDTLVPVNNRWSVDEVLSAARYYADTSGRRVSIEYALIRDINDQPWRAELLARRLRQHLGQLVHVNVIPLNPTPGSKWDASPKPVEREFVRLVNAGGVACTVRDTRGQEIAAACGQLAAEG; from the coding sequence ATGACTGCCCTTCCCCTCGTCTTCGACGCGCCCAAGCGCGGCCTGCCGCCGCGCCACCTCGCCGACCTCTCGGTGTCCGAGCGCGCGGCCGCCGTCGCCGAGCTGGGGGAGAAGCCGTTCCGCGCGAAGCAGCTGTCGAACCACTACTTCTCCCGCCTGACGGTGGACCCCGAGGAGATGACGGACATCCCGGCGGCTTCGCGTCAGCGGCTGGTCTCGGACCTGATGCCGACGCTGCTGACCGAGGTCCGCGCACTGGCGGCCGACGACGGCGCGACCCGCAAGACGCTGTGGCGGGCGCACGACGGCACGCTCCTGGAGAGCGTCCTGATGCGCTACCCGGACCGAGCGACGCTGTGCATCTCGAGCCAGGCGGGCTGCGGCATGGCGTGCCCGTTCTGCGCGACCGGCCAGGGCGGCCTCGACCGCAACCTGTCGACGGCGGAGATCGTCGACCAGGTCCGCTCGGCGGCGGCGGTCATGCGCGACGGCACGATGCCGGGCGGTCCCGGCCGGCTGTCCAACATCGTGTTCATGGGCATGGGCGAGCCGCTGGCCAACTACAAGCGTGTGGTGGCGGCGGTGCGGCGGATCACCGATCCGGCTCCGGGTGGGCTGGGGATCGGGCAGCGGTCGGTGACGGTGTCGACGGTGGGCCTGGCCCCGGCGATCCGGAAGCTGGCGGACGAGAAGATGCAGGTGCGGCTGGCTGTTTCGCTGCACACGCCGGACGACGAGCTGCGGGACACGCTGGTGCCGGTGAACAACCGGTGGTCGGTGGACGAGGTGCTGTCGGCTGCTCGGTATTACGCCGATACTTCCGGCCGCCGGGTGTCGATCGAGTACGCGCTGATCCGGGACATCAACGACCAGCCGTGGCGGGCGGAGCTGCTGGCTCGCCGGTTGCGGCAGCACCTGGGTCAGCTGGTGCACGTGAACGTGATTCCGCTGAACCCGACCCCGGGTTCGAAGTGGGATGCGTCGCCGAAGCCGGTGGAGCGGGAGTTCGTGCGGCTGGTGAACGCGGGCGGAGTAGCGTGCACGGTGCGTGACACGCGAGGCCAGGAGATCGCCGCGGCTTGTGGTCAGCTGGCCGCTGAAGGCTGA